The proteins below come from a single Drosophila teissieri strain GT53w chromosome 3L, Prin_Dtei_1.1, whole genome shotgun sequence genomic window:
- the LOC122618645 gene encoding drosomycin: protein MMQIKFLFTFFALLMLVVLGAKEADADCLSGRFSGPCAVWDNEACRRICREEGGGRVSGHCSSRLQCWCEGC from the coding sequence ATGATGCAGATAAAGTTCCTGTTCACCTTCTTCGCTCTGCTGATGCTGGTCGTCCTGGGAGCCAAGGAAGCCGATGCCGACTGCCTTTCCGGCAGATTCAGCGGTCCGTGTGCCGTCTGGGACAATGAGGCCTGCAGGAGGATTTGCCGGGAGGAGGGAGGAGGACGCGTCAGTGGACACTGCAGTTCCAGGCTGCAATGCTGGTGCGAAGGATGCTGA
- the LOC122618647 gene encoding drosomycin-like, giving the protein MMQIKFLFALSAVLMLVVLGADEANADCLSGKFRGSCYVWHKKKCREICQSEGRTGGHCSPSLKCWCEGC; this is encoded by the coding sequence ATGATGCAAATCAAGTTTCTATTTGCACTGTCTGCTGTCTTGATGCTGGTTGTCCTGGGAGCGGATGAAGCCAATGCCGACTGCCTTTCCGGAAAATTTAGGGGTTCCTGTTACGTGTGGCACAAGAAGAAGTGTAGAGAGATTTGCCAGAGCGAAGGACGAACCGGTGGTCACTGCAGCCCCAGTCTTAAGTGTTGGTGCGAAGGATGCTGA
- the LOC122618644 gene encoding osteopetrosis-associated transmembrane protein 1 has translation MRRYIALLGLILTLSGQFNSVLAVKNKTCEKLLGELADAQSKFIYCATTKSVPVNLCEGCVDLYRALSQDYGNLIADANCSKRYLNSDRINIVATTQGILTSLWQKANCENCFRDNFWNIYDDNSTKLQECLDSTSRDLVCYTCKSDYVGLNDFYLSMETKVGGKVCFDLQDNMNRTRLNWSKTLKCCQREVKLTNFLIAVGVVVLLPILTFYITAIVVTKRREANHGLLNEQEPGLDAPSTSTLITAAVLSTPVEDPVVVSARTEKIANVLSGAETHLLDVSSDEEPPLRKKVPKTTESEYSSDDEPLAKNKRA, from the exons ATGCGGAGATACATTGCACTCTTGGGGCTCATCCTAACCCTAAGTGGACAGTTTAACTCGGTGCTGGCTGTGAAGAACAAAACCTGCGAGAAACTGCTTGGCGAACTTGCCGATGCGCAGAGCAAGTTCATCTACTGCGCCACCACAAAGTCGGTGCCCGTGAATCTGTGTGAGGGATGCGTTGATCTCTACCGGGCTCTCAGCCAGGATTACGGAAACCTAATTGCGGACGCCAACTGTTCCAAGCGGTATCTGAATTCGGACAGGATCAATATAGTGGCCACCACCCAAGGAATCCTCACCAGCCTGTGGCAGAAGGCCAACTGCGAAA ATTGCTTCAGGGATAATTTTTGGAATATATACGATGACAACTCAACAAAGTTGCAGGAATGCTTGGACTCTACTAGTCGGGATCTAGTTTGCTACACTTGCAAAAGCGATTACGTGGGCCTGAATGATTTCTACCTCAGCATGGAAACGAAAGTCGGCGGAAAGGTGTGCTTTGATCTGCAGGACAAC ATGAACCGCACTCGCCTCAACTGGTCAAAAACGCTGAAATGTTGCCAACGCGAGGTGAAGCTGACCAACTTCCTCATCGCCGTGGGCGTAGTTGTCCTGCTGCCCATTCTAACCTTCTATATCACGGCAATCGTAGTGACCAAGCGGCGGGAGGCCAATCATGGTTTGCTTAATGAGCAGG AACCTGGACTGGACGCGCCCTCCACGTCGACACTAATCACGGCTGCCGTGCTGTCCACTCCAGTAGAAGATCCTGTTGTCGTCTCCGCCCGTACGGAAAAAATCGCCAATGTATTGAGCGGAGCTGAAACTCACCTGCTGGACGTATCAAGTGATGAAGAACCGCCTCTTAGAAAAAAAGTTCCTAAGACTACCGAATCCGAGTACTCCAGTGACGATGAGCCTCTTGCAAAGAACAAACGAGCGTAA
- the LOC122618170 gene encoding mediator of RNA polymerase II transcription subunit 15 translates to MLRGVLVLLLLVAWSQVDAATHVNISIAQQAATNPADVKYVDGMAPAELRAGPQRDEDQQFQRIQERQQQVLAQSQSQPQQQQQQQVSQTQQQQQQPQQLTPRQGLGLQPPAQGQPPMSKNGRLPRRRNHSRRPAIHQQPPHSGQFRQRNQQLRQNQEFERYIQSYHSHGPTVETVYESSNPSPQRYTQTSSGVSSSSSVDDAAPQKLVTIGGHRSQQLRMFERQVAAPVSTQGQSANVEAAQDSKPIYEPQPAPIQTANIAPPVSSSSSSASSSSSSAPASSQPAPAAPALPSDSASGYDSATSYNRPSYDPNGFSYEDGQDVEYQDQYPPEVDDGQGYEDYADQSGYQGGSGYLPPAPPRSYAPPQRPLVTKTIQIVQPALKAKKYEVRHPAIQKEFYDIEERVVIKPAGTLVVELEHPVAKIPKGETLLPLGHPHPAVASAYSNSNTGQIQSQTYNNNVPEYRPSYDAAPAAKDQQTTTIGSSVTTMPSYDQQPKDDFVESRLQQQQPLGDVTDGGKSSPSFISGVDASGNAVKINAKHLSPKMIQRAEPEQDYSRSGQRVYQQRNNFNRQPYNQDDDYFSGEYLPNVSAGSVEAKPARLELAEEKEDERPTQIIKHEHKIHLPPSQHNIYLGRTSQTPLKERRIQEVPAQVAEIKPYLRSHVGPTVLYAKSQTPRTYYNQPSRQRVAEELDYSAPYSQMRFSPDNHSSRLVQSPQVRYSAESQSSRLEEAPKREEQEPKKEQQNTHIQIQIASDQEQSAVVATTIAPDCDRGQQRAELRQQKSQRLVDAPSSEVSATQATPSQSKAQPDVDVSLNGAAGHLKPNERVIAATAAPTDASATSETFHKRRIVVNHPFQTVREVVEHEPFTNYHQIQVNEPAPPSHYHQAYYQPPLQTHGSLVHYQTSSAHGNLYG, encoded by the exons ATGCTTCGAGGAGTGctggtgctcctgctgctggtggcctGGAGCCAGGTGGATGCGGCCACCCATGTCAACATTTCGATTGCCCAGCAAGCGGCCACGAATCCGGCGGATGTGAAGTACGTGGATGGCATGGCTCCGGCGGAGCTGAGGGCGGGTCCTCAGAGGGATGAGGATCAGCAGTTTCAGCGCATCCAGGAGCGACAGCAGCAGGTGCTGGCCCAGTCCCAATCtcagccgcaacagcagcagcagcaacaggtgtCTCaaacccagcagcagcaacagcagccccAGCAGCTGACTCCTCGCCAGGGATTGGGACTGCAGCCGCCGGCTCAGGGTCAGCCACCCATGTCCAAGAACGGACGTCTGCCCCGTCGCCGCAATCACAGCAGACGCCCCGCCATCCACCAGCAGCCTCCTCACAGCGGCCAGTTCCGACAGCGCAACCAGCAGCTGCGCCAGAACCAGGAGTTCGAGCGCTACATCCAGTCCTACCACAGCCATGGTCCCACCGTGGAGACG GTCTACGAGTCATCGAATCCGTCCCCGCAGCGCTATACTCAAACCAGCTCCGGAGTAAGTTCGTCCTCATCAGTGGACGATGCCGCTCCCCAGAAACTGGTCACGATTGGAGGACATCGCTCGCAGCAGCTGCGCATGTTCGAGCGCCAGGTGGCTGCTCCCGTCTCCACCCAGGGACAGAGCGCCAATGTGGAGGCGGCCCAGGACAGCAAGCCCATCTACGAGCCCCAGCCGGCGCCCATTCAAACGGCCAACATTGCGCCGCCGGTGAGTTCCAGTTCGTCCTccgcctccagctcctcctcgtccgCCCCTGCATCAAGTCAACCCGCTCCCGCTGCGCCCGCCCTGCCATCTGATTCGGCATCCGGCTACGACTCCGCCACCAGCTACAATCGCCCCAGCTACGATCCCAATGGCTTTAGCTACGAGGATGGACAGGACGTGGAGTACCAGGATCAGTATCCGCCAGAGGTGGATGATGGCCAGGGATACGAGGACTATGCCGATCAGTCGGGCTACCAAGGAGGCTCGGGCTACCTGCCACCAGCTCCTCCCAGGAGCTACGCACCGCCACAGCGTCCCCTTGTCACCAAAACCATCCAGATCGTGCAGCCAGCTCTGAAGGCCAAGAAGTACGAGGTGCGTCATCCGGCCATCCAAAAGGAGTTCTACGACATCGAGGAGCGGGTGGTGATCAAGCCGGCGGGAACTCTGGTCGTCGAGCTGGAGCATCCGGTTGCCAAGATTCCCAAGGGCGAAACCCTGCTGCCTTTGGGACATCCTCATCCCGCAGTGGCGTCCGcctacagcaacagcaacactgGTCAAATCCAATCCCAGACATATAACAACAACGTGCCCGAGTACAGGCCATCCTACgatgcagctccagctgctaAGGATCAGCAGACCACCACCATCGGCTCCAGTGTGACCACGATGCCTTCCTACGATCAGCAGCCCAAGGATGACTTCGTGGAGTCCcggctgcaacagcagcagccccTGGGCGATGTCACCGATGGTGGCAAGAGCTCGCCCTCCTTCATATCCGGAGTGGATGCCAGTGGAAACGCCGTCAAGATCAACGCCAAGCACCTCTCACCCAAGATGATCCAGCGCGCGGAACCAGAGCAGGATTACTCCCGATCCGGCCAGAGGGTCTATCAGCAGAGGAATAACTTCAACCGCCAACCATACAACCAGGACGACGACTACTTCTCTGGGGAATACCTGCCCAATGTGAGTGCCGGCAGTGTGGAGGCCAAGCCAGCGCGACTGGAACTGgcggaggagaaggaggacgAGCGACCCACCCAGATAATCAAGCACGAGCACAAGATTCACCTGCCGCCCTCGCAGCACAACATTTATCTGGGACGCACTAGCCAGACTCCCCTCAAGGAGCGACGGATCCAGGAGGTGCCCGCCCAGGTGGCCGAGATTAAGCCCTACCTCCGGAGCCACGTTGGACCCACCGTGCTGTATGCCAAGTCTCAAACTCCAAGGACCTACTACAACCAGCCATCCCGGCAGCGCGTTGCTGAGGAGCTGGACTACAGTGCGCCCTACTCCCAGATGCGATTCAGTCCGGATAACCACTCCTCCAGACTCGTCCAGTCGCCCCAAGTTCGATACAGCGCGGAGAGCCAGTCTTCCCGGCTGGAGGAGGCACCCAAACGTGAGGAGCAGGAGCCCAAGAAGGAGCAGCAAAACACCCACATCCAAATCCAGATAGCCAGTGACCAGGAGCAATCTGCAGTGGTGGCCACCACAATTGCACCCGACTGCGACAGGGGACAGCAGAGAGCAGAGCTGAGGCAGCAGAAGTCCCAACGCTTGGTGGATGCGCCCAGTTCCGAGGTGTCCGCCACCCAGGCTACTCCGTCCCAATCGAAGGCCCAGCCCGATGTGGATGTGTCGCTCAATGGAGCCGCTGGCCATCTGAAGCCCAACGAGAGGGTGATCGCAGCCACCGCTGCGCCAACCGATGCCTCGGCCACCAGCGAGACCTTCCACAAGCGTCGCATCGTTGTCAACCATCCGTTCCAGACGGTCCGCGAAGTGGTCGAACACGAACCCTTCACCAACTACCACCAGATTCAGGTGAACGAGCCGGCTCCGCCCTCGCACTACCACCAGGCCTACTACCAACCGCCGCTGCAGACCCACGGGAGTTTGGTCCACTACCAGACTTCGTCCGCACATGGCAATCTATATGGATAA
- the LOC122618174 gene encoding probable phospholipid hydroperoxide glutathione peroxidase isoform X3, with product MSANGDYKNAASIYEFTVKDTHGNDISLDKYKGKVVLVVNIASKCGLTKNNYQKLTDLKEKYGERGLVILNFPCNQFGSQMPEADGEAMVCHLRDSKADIGEVFAKIDVNGDDAAPLYKYLKAKQTGTLGSGIKWNFTKFLVNKEGLPINRYAPTTDPMDIAKDIEKLL from the exons ATGTCTGCTAACGGAGATTACAAGAACGCCGCCTCGATCTACGAGTTCACCGTGAAGGACACCCATGGCAACGATATTTCGCTGGACAAGTACAAGGGCAAGGTGGTCCTGGTGGTGAACATCGCCTCCAAGTGCGGCCTGACCAAGAACAACTACCAGAAGCTGACGGATCTGAAGGAGAAGTACGGCGAGCGCGGCCTGGTGATCCTCAACTTCCCGTGCAATCAGTTCGGATCCCAGATGCCGGAGGCCGATGGTGAGGCCATGGTGTGCCACCTGCGCGACTCCAAGGCTGACATCGGCGAGGTGTTCGCCAAG ATCGATGTAAATGGAGACGATGCTGCGCCGCTGTACAAGTACCTGAAGGCCAAGCAGACCGGCACCCTGGGCAGCGGAATCAAGTGGAACTTCACCAAGTTCCTGGTGAACAAGGAGGGCCTTCCCATCAACCGATATGCGCCCACCACCGATCCCATGGACATCGCCAAGGACATTGAGAAGCTGCTGTAG
- the LOC122618174 gene encoding probable phospholipid hydroperoxide glutathione peroxidase isoform X2 — protein MAGRSIAHFFLGSVAIALGSYIYFTMQIDMSANGDYKNAASIYEFTVKDTHGNDISLDKYKGKVVLVVNIASKCGLTKNNYQKLTDLKEKYGERGLVILNFPCNQFGSQMPEADGEAMVCHLRDSKADIGEVFAKIDVNGDDAAPLYKYLKAKQTGTLGSGIKWNFTKFLVNKEGLPINRYAPTTDPMDIAKDIEKLL, from the exons ATGGCCGGCCGTTCCATCGCGCACTTTTTTCTGGGATCCGTGGCAATCGCCCTGGGATCGTACATCTACTTCACCATGCAA ATCGACATGTCTGCTAACGGAGATTACAAGAACGCCGCCTCGATCTACGAGTTCACCGTGAAGGACACCCATGGCAACGATATTTCGCTGGACAAGTACAAGGGCAAGGTGGTCCTGGTGGTGAACATCGCCTCCAAGTGCGGCCTGACCAAGAACAACTACCAGAAGCTGACGGATCTGAAGGAGAAGTACGGCGAGCGCGGCCTGGTGATCCTCAACTTCCCGTGCAATCAGTTCGGATCCCAGATGCCGGAGGCCGATGGTGAGGCCATGGTGTGCCACCTGCGCGACTCCAAGGCTGACATCGGCGAGGTGTTCGCCAAG ATCGATGTAAATGGAGACGATGCTGCGCCGCTGTACAAGTACCTGAAGGCCAAGCAGACCGGCACCCTGGGCAGCGGAATCAAGTGGAACTTCACCAAGTTCCTGGTGAACAAGGAGGGCCTTCCCATCAACCGATATGCGCCCACCACCGATCCCATGGACATCGCCAAGGACATTGAGAAGCTGCTGTAG
- the LOC122618174 gene encoding probable phospholipid hydroperoxide glutathione peroxidase isoform X1, which produces MSLRQFQNISRQALRCYSMRRTMGPVLEMSRGQRQCLRLCTVLLPVSCAATPSSAASSAAQHSTAAAIDMSANGDYKNAASIYEFTVKDTHGNDISLDKYKGKVVLVVNIASKCGLTKNNYQKLTDLKEKYGERGLVILNFPCNQFGSQMPEADGEAMVCHLRDSKADIGEVFAKIDVNGDDAAPLYKYLKAKQTGTLGSGIKWNFTKFLVNKEGLPINRYAPTTDPMDIAKDIEKLL; this is translated from the exons ATGAGTCTCAGGCAGTTTCAGAACATTTCCCGCCAGGCACTCAGGTGCTACTCGATGAGGCGGACCATGGGCCCCGTCCTCGAGATGAGCCGGGGTCAGAGGCAGTGCCTCCGCCTCTGCACCGTCCTGCTTCCCGTGAGCTGTGCGGCCAcgccctcctccgccgcctcctcaGCCGCCCAGCACTCCACAGCAGCTGCC ATCGACATGTCTGCTAACGGAGATTACAAGAACGCCGCCTCGATCTACGAGTTCACCGTGAAGGACACCCATGGCAACGATATTTCGCTGGACAAGTACAAGGGCAAGGTGGTCCTGGTGGTGAACATCGCCTCCAAGTGCGGCCTGACCAAGAACAACTACCAGAAGCTGACGGATCTGAAGGAGAAGTACGGCGAGCGCGGCCTGGTGATCCTCAACTTCCCGTGCAATCAGTTCGGATCCCAGATGCCGGAGGCCGATGGTGAGGCCATGGTGTGCCACCTGCGCGACTCCAAGGCTGACATCGGCGAGGTGTTCGCCAAG ATCGATGTAAATGGAGACGATGCTGCGCCGCTGTACAAGTACCTGAAGGCCAAGCAGACCGGCACCCTGGGCAGCGGAATCAAGTGGAACTTCACCAAGTTCCTGGTGAACAAGGAGGGCCTTCCCATCAACCGATATGCGCCCACCACCGATCCCATGGACATCGCCAAGGACATTGAGAAGCTGCTGTAG